The following are from one region of the Sciurus carolinensis chromosome 5, mSciCar1.2, whole genome shotgun sequence genome:
- the Cdadc1 gene encoding cytidine and dCMP deaminase domain-containing protein 1 isoform X2 translates to MKEARQMQNLESTGAGRSVSTQTGSMTGQIPRLSKVNLFTLLSLWMELFPGVEAQKQKSQENEEDRCGPLGDNEEMTRESTDKKQVKKTGLVVVKNMKIVGLHCSSEDLHAGQIALIKHGSRLKNCDLYFSRKPCSACLKMIVNAGVNRISYWPADPEISLLAEASSSEDAKLDAKAVERLKSNSRAHVCVLLQPLVCYMVQFVEETSYKCDFIQKITKTVPDANVDFYSECKQERIKEYEMIFLISNEEMHKQILMTIGLENLCENPYFSNLRQNMKDLILLLATVASSVPSFKHFGFYCSNPEQINEIHNQSLPQEIARHCMVQARLLAYRTEDHKTGVGAVIWAEGKSRNCDGTGAMYFIGCGYNAFPVGSEYADFPHMDDKQKDREIRKFRYIIHAEQNALTFRCQEIKPEERSMIFVTKCPCDECVPLIKGAGIKQIYAGDVDVGKKKADISYMRFGELEGVSKFTWQLNPSGAYGLEQNEPGRRENGVLRALPGSEEQHRKKLCLGKPSEGLATLQ, encoded by the exons ATGAAAGAAGCAAGGCAGATGCAAAATCTGGAGAGCACGGGGGCCGGGCGGTCAGTCAGCACCCAGACTGGCAGCATGACCG GTCAAATACCAAGACTTTCTAAAGTCAACCTTTTCACTCTGCTCAGTCTCTGGATGGAGCTCTTCCCAGGAGTAGAAGCCCAAAAGCAAAAATCTCAG gaaaatgaaGAGGACAGATGTGGACCCTTAGGAGATAATGAAGAGATGACCAGAGAATCTACAGACAAAAAACAG GTGAAGAAAACTGGTCTTGTGGTggtgaaaaacatgaaaattgttGGTCTCCATTGTTCTAGTGAAGATCTACACGCTGGGCAAATTGCTCTTATTAAACATGGGTCAAGGCTGAAAAACTgtgatctttatttttccagaaaaccATGTTCTGCTTGTTTGAAAATGATTGTAAATG CTGGAGTTAATCGAATTTCATATTGGCCTGCTGATCCAGAAATAAGTTTGCTTGCTGAGGCTTCTAGTTCTGAAGATGCAAAATTAGATGCCAAAGCAGTGGAAAGACTGAAGTCAAACAGTCGGGCTCATGTGTGTGTCTTACTCCAACCTTTGGTGTGTTACATGGTGCAGTTTGTAGAGGAGACTTCTTACAAATGTGACTTTATccaaaaaattacaaagacagtACCAGATGCTAACGTTGACTTTTATTCTGAATGtaaacaagaaagaataaaagaatatgaaatgatatttttgatttcaaatgaagaaatgcatAAGCAAATCCTGATGACCATAGGCCTGGAGAACCTGTGTGAAAATCCATACTTTAGCAATCTGAGGCAAAACATGAAAGACCTTATCCTACTCTTGGCCACAGTAGCTTCCAGTGTGCCCAGCTTTAAACACTTTGGATTTTACTGTAGTAATCCAGAACAGATTAATGAAATTCACAATCAAAGTTTGCCACAAGAGATTGCAAGGCACTGCATGGTTCAGGCCAGGTTATTGGCATATCGAACTG AGGATCATAAAACAGGAGTTGGAGCAGTCATTTGGGCAGAAGGGAAATCT AGAAACTGTGATGGAACTGGAGCTATGTACTTCATAGGATGTGGCTATAATGCCTTTCCTGTTGGATCTGAGTATGCTGACTTCCCACACATGGATGACaagcagaaagacagagaaataaggaaattcaGATACATCATACATGCTGAACAAAATGCCTTGACATTTAg gtgtcaagaaataaaaccagaagaAAGAAGCATGATTTTTGTGACAAAGTGCCCGTGTGATGAATGTGTACCTTTAATTAAAGGTGCAGGCATAAAGCAAATCTATGCGGGGGATGTAGATGTTGGAAAAAAGAAGGCAGACATCTCTTACATGAGGTTTGGGGAACTTGAGGGTGTTAGCAAATTTACC TGGCAGCTGAATCCATCTGGAGCTTATGGTCTTGAACAAAAcgagccaggaaggagagaaa ATGGTGTGCTGAGAGCCCTGCCTGGGAGCGAGGAGCAGCACCGCAAGAAGCTGTGTCTGGGAAAGCCCTCGGAGGGCCTTGCCACACTGCAGTGA
- the Cdadc1 gene encoding cytidine and dCMP deaminase domain-containing protein 1 isoform X6 has product MKEARQMQNLESTGAGRSVSTQTGSMTGQIPRLSKVNLFTLLSLWMELFPGVEAQKQKSQENEEDRCGPLGDNEEMTRESTDKKQVKKTGLVVVKNMKIVGLHCSSEDLHAGQIALIKHGSRLKNCDLYFSRKPCSACLKMIVNAGVNRISYWPADPEISLLAEASSSEDAKLDAKAVERLKSNSRAHVCVLLQPLVCYMVQFVEETSYKCDFIQKITKTVPDANVDFYSECKQERIKEYEMIFLISNEEMHKQILMTIGLENLCENPYFSNLRQNMKDLILLLATVASSVPSFKHFGFYCSNPEQINEIHNQSLPQEIARHCMVQARLLAYRTEDHKTGVGAVIWAEGKSRNCDGTGAMYFIGCGYNAFPVGSEYADFPHMDDKQKDREIRKFRYIIHAEQNALTFRCQEIKPEERSMIFVTKCPCDECVPLIKGAGIKQIYAGDVDVGKKKADISYMRFGELEGVSKFTWQLNPSGAYGLEQNEPGRRESK; this is encoded by the exons ATGAAAGAAGCAAGGCAGATGCAAAATCTGGAGAGCACGGGGGCCGGGCGGTCAGTCAGCACCCAGACTGGCAGCATGACCG GTCAAATACCAAGACTTTCTAAAGTCAACCTTTTCACTCTGCTCAGTCTCTGGATGGAGCTCTTCCCAGGAGTAGAAGCCCAAAAGCAAAAATCTCAG gaaaatgaaGAGGACAGATGTGGACCCTTAGGAGATAATGAAGAGATGACCAGAGAATCTACAGACAAAAAACAG GTGAAGAAAACTGGTCTTGTGGTggtgaaaaacatgaaaattgttGGTCTCCATTGTTCTAGTGAAGATCTACACGCTGGGCAAATTGCTCTTATTAAACATGGGTCAAGGCTGAAAAACTgtgatctttatttttccagaaaaccATGTTCTGCTTGTTTGAAAATGATTGTAAATG CTGGAGTTAATCGAATTTCATATTGGCCTGCTGATCCAGAAATAAGTTTGCTTGCTGAGGCTTCTAGTTCTGAAGATGCAAAATTAGATGCCAAAGCAGTGGAAAGACTGAAGTCAAACAGTCGGGCTCATGTGTGTGTCTTACTCCAACCTTTGGTGTGTTACATGGTGCAGTTTGTAGAGGAGACTTCTTACAAATGTGACTTTATccaaaaaattacaaagacagtACCAGATGCTAACGTTGACTTTTATTCTGAATGtaaacaagaaagaataaaagaatatgaaatgatatttttgatttcaaatgaagaaatgcatAAGCAAATCCTGATGACCATAGGCCTGGAGAACCTGTGTGAAAATCCATACTTTAGCAATCTGAGGCAAAACATGAAAGACCTTATCCTACTCTTGGCCACAGTAGCTTCCAGTGTGCCCAGCTTTAAACACTTTGGATTTTACTGTAGTAATCCAGAACAGATTAATGAAATTCACAATCAAAGTTTGCCACAAGAGATTGCAAGGCACTGCATGGTTCAGGCCAGGTTATTGGCATATCGAACTG AGGATCATAAAACAGGAGTTGGAGCAGTCATTTGGGCAGAAGGGAAATCT AGAAACTGTGATGGAACTGGAGCTATGTACTTCATAGGATGTGGCTATAATGCCTTTCCTGTTGGATCTGAGTATGCTGACTTCCCACACATGGATGACaagcagaaagacagagaaataaggaaattcaGATACATCATACATGCTGAACAAAATGCCTTGACATTTAg gtgtcaagaaataaaaccagaagaAAGAAGCATGATTTTTGTGACAAAGTGCCCGTGTGATGAATGTGTACCTTTAATTAAAGGTGCAGGCATAAAGCAAATCTATGCGGGGGATGTAGATGTTGGAAAAAAGAAGGCAGACATCTCTTACATGAGGTTTGGGGAACTTGAGGGTGTTAGCAAATTTACC TGGCAGCTGAATCCATCTGGAGCTTATGGTCTTGAACAAAAcgagccaggaaggagagaaa GCAAATAA
- the Cdadc1 gene encoding cytidine and dCMP deaminase domain-containing protein 1 isoform X7, giving the protein MTRESTDKKQVKKTGLVVVKNMKIVGLHCSSEDLHAGQIALIKHGSRLKNCDLYFSRKPCSACLKMIVNAGVNRISYWPADPEISLLAEASSSEDAKLDAKAVERLKSNSRAHVCVLLQPLVCYMVQFVEETSYKCDFIQKITKTVPDANVDFYSECKQERIKEYEMIFLISNEEMHKQILMTIGLENLCENPYFSNLRQNMKDLILLLATVASSVPSFKHFGFYCSNPEQINEIHNQSLPQEIARHCMVQARLLAYRTEDHKTGVGAVIWAEGKSRNCDGTGAMYFIGCGYNAFPVGSEYADFPHMDDKQKDREIRKFRYIIHAEQNALTFRCQEIKPEERSMIFVTKCPCDECVPLIKGAGIKQIYAGDVDVGKKKADISYMRFGELEGVSKFTWQLNPSGAYGLEQNEPGRRERKGKIKMTYIVCVKSIFSPKDAIKRVQTLGMNRRYLPFTVNEEPVSRIKVLSLEGGDRRRHPVH; this is encoded by the exons ATGACCAGAGAATCTACAGACAAAAAACAG GTGAAGAAAACTGGTCTTGTGGTggtgaaaaacatgaaaattgttGGTCTCCATTGTTCTAGTGAAGATCTACACGCTGGGCAAATTGCTCTTATTAAACATGGGTCAAGGCTGAAAAACTgtgatctttatttttccagaaaaccATGTTCTGCTTGTTTGAAAATGATTGTAAATG CTGGAGTTAATCGAATTTCATATTGGCCTGCTGATCCAGAAATAAGTTTGCTTGCTGAGGCTTCTAGTTCTGAAGATGCAAAATTAGATGCCAAAGCAGTGGAAAGACTGAAGTCAAACAGTCGGGCTCATGTGTGTGTCTTACTCCAACCTTTGGTGTGTTACATGGTGCAGTTTGTAGAGGAGACTTCTTACAAATGTGACTTTATccaaaaaattacaaagacagtACCAGATGCTAACGTTGACTTTTATTCTGAATGtaaacaagaaagaataaaagaatatgaaatgatatttttgatttcaaatgaagaaatgcatAAGCAAATCCTGATGACCATAGGCCTGGAGAACCTGTGTGAAAATCCATACTTTAGCAATCTGAGGCAAAACATGAAAGACCTTATCCTACTCTTGGCCACAGTAGCTTCCAGTGTGCCCAGCTTTAAACACTTTGGATTTTACTGTAGTAATCCAGAACAGATTAATGAAATTCACAATCAAAGTTTGCCACAAGAGATTGCAAGGCACTGCATGGTTCAGGCCAGGTTATTGGCATATCGAACTG AGGATCATAAAACAGGAGTTGGAGCAGTCATTTGGGCAGAAGGGAAATCT AGAAACTGTGATGGAACTGGAGCTATGTACTTCATAGGATGTGGCTATAATGCCTTTCCTGTTGGATCTGAGTATGCTGACTTCCCACACATGGATGACaagcagaaagacagagaaataaggaaattcaGATACATCATACATGCTGAACAAAATGCCTTGACATTTAg gtgtcaagaaataaaaccagaagaAAGAAGCATGATTTTTGTGACAAAGTGCCCGTGTGATGAATGTGTACCTTTAATTAAAGGTGCAGGCATAAAGCAAATCTATGCGGGGGATGTAGATGTTGGAAAAAAGAAGGCAGACATCTCTTACATGAGGTTTGGGGAACTTGAGGGTGTTAGCAAATTTACC TGGCAGCTGAATCCATCTGGAGCTTATGGTCTTGAACAAAAcgagccaggaaggagagaaa ggaaaggaaaaataaagatgacatATATTGTCTGTGTTAAAAGCATCTTTTCACCAAAAGACGCCATTAAGAGAGTGCAAACACTTGGCATGAATAGAAGGTATTTGCCATTTACAGTCAACGAAGAGCCTGTATCCAGGATTAAAGTCCTGAGTTTGGAAGGCGGGGACAGAAGAAGGCATCCAGTTCACtga
- the Cdadc1 gene encoding cytidine and dCMP deaminase domain-containing protein 1 isoform X1 — protein MKEARQMQNLESTGAGRSVSTQTGSMTGQIPRLSKVNLFTLLSLWMELFPGVEAQKQKSQENEEDRCGPLGDNEEMTRESTDKKQVKKTGLVVVKNMKIVGLHCSSEDLHAGQIALIKHGSRLKNCDLYFSRKPCSACLKMIVNAGVNRISYWPADPEISLLAEASSSEDAKLDAKAVERLKSNSRAHVCVLLQPLVCYMVQFVEETSYKCDFIQKITKTVPDANVDFYSECKQERIKEYEMIFLISNEEMHKQILMTIGLENLCENPYFSNLRQNMKDLILLLATVASSVPSFKHFGFYCSNPEQINEIHNQSLPQEIARHCMVQARLLAYRTEDHKTGVGAVIWAEGKSRNCDGTGAMYFIGCGYNAFPVGSEYADFPHMDDKQKDREIRKFRYIIHAEQNALTFRCQEIKPEERSMIFVTKCPCDECVPLIKGAGIKQIYAGDVDVGKKKADISYMRFGELEGVSKFTWQLNPSGAYGLEQNEPGRRERKGKIKMTYIVCVKSIFSPKDAIKRVQTLGMNRRYLPFTVNEEPVSRIKVLSLEGGDRRRHPVH, from the exons ATGAAAGAAGCAAGGCAGATGCAAAATCTGGAGAGCACGGGGGCCGGGCGGTCAGTCAGCACCCAGACTGGCAGCATGACCG GTCAAATACCAAGACTTTCTAAAGTCAACCTTTTCACTCTGCTCAGTCTCTGGATGGAGCTCTTCCCAGGAGTAGAAGCCCAAAAGCAAAAATCTCAG gaaaatgaaGAGGACAGATGTGGACCCTTAGGAGATAATGAAGAGATGACCAGAGAATCTACAGACAAAAAACAG GTGAAGAAAACTGGTCTTGTGGTggtgaaaaacatgaaaattgttGGTCTCCATTGTTCTAGTGAAGATCTACACGCTGGGCAAATTGCTCTTATTAAACATGGGTCAAGGCTGAAAAACTgtgatctttatttttccagaaaaccATGTTCTGCTTGTTTGAAAATGATTGTAAATG CTGGAGTTAATCGAATTTCATATTGGCCTGCTGATCCAGAAATAAGTTTGCTTGCTGAGGCTTCTAGTTCTGAAGATGCAAAATTAGATGCCAAAGCAGTGGAAAGACTGAAGTCAAACAGTCGGGCTCATGTGTGTGTCTTACTCCAACCTTTGGTGTGTTACATGGTGCAGTTTGTAGAGGAGACTTCTTACAAATGTGACTTTATccaaaaaattacaaagacagtACCAGATGCTAACGTTGACTTTTATTCTGAATGtaaacaagaaagaataaaagaatatgaaatgatatttttgatttcaaatgaagaaatgcatAAGCAAATCCTGATGACCATAGGCCTGGAGAACCTGTGTGAAAATCCATACTTTAGCAATCTGAGGCAAAACATGAAAGACCTTATCCTACTCTTGGCCACAGTAGCTTCCAGTGTGCCCAGCTTTAAACACTTTGGATTTTACTGTAGTAATCCAGAACAGATTAATGAAATTCACAATCAAAGTTTGCCACAAGAGATTGCAAGGCACTGCATGGTTCAGGCCAGGTTATTGGCATATCGAACTG AGGATCATAAAACAGGAGTTGGAGCAGTCATTTGGGCAGAAGGGAAATCT AGAAACTGTGATGGAACTGGAGCTATGTACTTCATAGGATGTGGCTATAATGCCTTTCCTGTTGGATCTGAGTATGCTGACTTCCCACACATGGATGACaagcagaaagacagagaaataaggaaattcaGATACATCATACATGCTGAACAAAATGCCTTGACATTTAg gtgtcaagaaataaaaccagaagaAAGAAGCATGATTTTTGTGACAAAGTGCCCGTGTGATGAATGTGTACCTTTAATTAAAGGTGCAGGCATAAAGCAAATCTATGCGGGGGATGTAGATGTTGGAAAAAAGAAGGCAGACATCTCTTACATGAGGTTTGGGGAACTTGAGGGTGTTAGCAAATTTACC TGGCAGCTGAATCCATCTGGAGCTTATGGTCTTGAACAAAAcgagccaggaaggagagaaa ggaaaggaaaaataaagatgacatATATTGTCTGTGTTAAAAGCATCTTTTCACCAAAAGACGCCATTAAGAGAGTGCAAACACTTGGCATGAATAGAAGGTATTTGCCATTTACAGTCAACGAAGAGCCTGTATCCAGGATTAAAGTCCTGAGTTTGGAAGGCGGGGACAGAAGAAGGCATCCAGTTCACtga
- the Cdadc1 gene encoding cytidine and dCMP deaminase domain-containing protein 1 isoform X8, whose translation MKIVGLHCSSEDLHAGQIALIKHGSRLKNCDLYFSRKPCSACLKMIVNAGVNRISYWPADPEISLLAEASSSEDAKLDAKAVERLKSNSRAHVCVLLQPLVCYMVQFVEETSYKCDFIQKITKTVPDANVDFYSECKQERIKEYEMIFLISNEEMHKQILMTIGLENLCENPYFSNLRQNMKDLILLLATVASSVPSFKHFGFYCSNPEQINEIHNQSLPQEIARHCMVQARLLAYRTEDHKTGVGAVIWAEGKSRNCDGTGAMYFIGCGYNAFPVGSEYADFPHMDDKQKDREIRKFRYIIHAEQNALTFRCQEIKPEERSMIFVTKCPCDECVPLIKGAGIKQIYAGDVDVGKKKADISYMRFGELEGVSKFTWQLNPSGAYGLEQNEPGRRERKGKIKMTYIVCVKSIFSPKDAIKRVQTLGMNRRYLPFTVNEEPVSRIKVLSLEGGDRRRHPVH comes from the exons atgaaaattgttGGTCTCCATTGTTCTAGTGAAGATCTACACGCTGGGCAAATTGCTCTTATTAAACATGGGTCAAGGCTGAAAAACTgtgatctttatttttccagaaaaccATGTTCTGCTTGTTTGAAAATGATTGTAAATG CTGGAGTTAATCGAATTTCATATTGGCCTGCTGATCCAGAAATAAGTTTGCTTGCTGAGGCTTCTAGTTCTGAAGATGCAAAATTAGATGCCAAAGCAGTGGAAAGACTGAAGTCAAACAGTCGGGCTCATGTGTGTGTCTTACTCCAACCTTTGGTGTGTTACATGGTGCAGTTTGTAGAGGAGACTTCTTACAAATGTGACTTTATccaaaaaattacaaagacagtACCAGATGCTAACGTTGACTTTTATTCTGAATGtaaacaagaaagaataaaagaatatgaaatgatatttttgatttcaaatgaagaaatgcatAAGCAAATCCTGATGACCATAGGCCTGGAGAACCTGTGTGAAAATCCATACTTTAGCAATCTGAGGCAAAACATGAAAGACCTTATCCTACTCTTGGCCACAGTAGCTTCCAGTGTGCCCAGCTTTAAACACTTTGGATTTTACTGTAGTAATCCAGAACAGATTAATGAAATTCACAATCAAAGTTTGCCACAAGAGATTGCAAGGCACTGCATGGTTCAGGCCAGGTTATTGGCATATCGAACTG AGGATCATAAAACAGGAGTTGGAGCAGTCATTTGGGCAGAAGGGAAATCT AGAAACTGTGATGGAACTGGAGCTATGTACTTCATAGGATGTGGCTATAATGCCTTTCCTGTTGGATCTGAGTATGCTGACTTCCCACACATGGATGACaagcagaaagacagagaaataaggaaattcaGATACATCATACATGCTGAACAAAATGCCTTGACATTTAg gtgtcaagaaataaaaccagaagaAAGAAGCATGATTTTTGTGACAAAGTGCCCGTGTGATGAATGTGTACCTTTAATTAAAGGTGCAGGCATAAAGCAAATCTATGCGGGGGATGTAGATGTTGGAAAAAAGAAGGCAGACATCTCTTACATGAGGTTTGGGGAACTTGAGGGTGTTAGCAAATTTACC TGGCAGCTGAATCCATCTGGAGCTTATGGTCTTGAACAAAAcgagccaggaaggagagaaa ggaaaggaaaaataaagatgacatATATTGTCTGTGTTAAAAGCATCTTTTCACCAAAAGACGCCATTAAGAGAGTGCAAACACTTGGCATGAATAGAAGGTATTTGCCATTTACAGTCAACGAAGAGCCTGTATCCAGGATTAAAGTCCTGAGTTTGGAAGGCGGGGACAGAAGAAGGCATCCAGTTCACtga
- the Cdadc1 gene encoding cytidine and dCMP deaminase domain-containing protein 1 isoform X3: MKEARQMQNLESTGAGRSVSTQTGSMTGQIPRLSKVNLFTLLSLWMELFPGVEAQKQKSQENEEDRCGPLGDNEEMTRESTDKKQVKKTGLVVVKNMKIVGLHCSSEDLHAGQIALIKHGSRLKNCDLYFSRKPCSACLKMIVNAGVNRISYWPADPEISLLAEASSSEDAKLDAKAVERLKSNSRAHVCVLLQPLVCYMVQFVEETSYKCDFIQKITKTVPDANVDFYSECKQERIKEYEMIFLISNEEMHKQILMTIGLENLCENPYFSNLRQNMKDLILLLATVASSVPSFKHFGFYCSNPEQINEIHNQSLPQEIARHCMVQARLLAYRTEDHKTGVGAVIWAEGKSRNCDGTGAMYFIGCGYNAFPVGSEYADFPHMDDKQKDREIRKFRYIIHAEQNALTFRCQEIKPEERSMIFVTKCPCDECVPLIKGAGIKQIYAGDVDVGKKKADISYMRFGELEGVSKFTWQLNPSGAYGLEQNEPGRREINEEPVSRIKVLSLEGGDRRRHPVH, from the exons ATGAAAGAAGCAAGGCAGATGCAAAATCTGGAGAGCACGGGGGCCGGGCGGTCAGTCAGCACCCAGACTGGCAGCATGACCG GTCAAATACCAAGACTTTCTAAAGTCAACCTTTTCACTCTGCTCAGTCTCTGGATGGAGCTCTTCCCAGGAGTAGAAGCCCAAAAGCAAAAATCTCAG gaaaatgaaGAGGACAGATGTGGACCCTTAGGAGATAATGAAGAGATGACCAGAGAATCTACAGACAAAAAACAG GTGAAGAAAACTGGTCTTGTGGTggtgaaaaacatgaaaattgttGGTCTCCATTGTTCTAGTGAAGATCTACACGCTGGGCAAATTGCTCTTATTAAACATGGGTCAAGGCTGAAAAACTgtgatctttatttttccagaaaaccATGTTCTGCTTGTTTGAAAATGATTGTAAATG CTGGAGTTAATCGAATTTCATATTGGCCTGCTGATCCAGAAATAAGTTTGCTTGCTGAGGCTTCTAGTTCTGAAGATGCAAAATTAGATGCCAAAGCAGTGGAAAGACTGAAGTCAAACAGTCGGGCTCATGTGTGTGTCTTACTCCAACCTTTGGTGTGTTACATGGTGCAGTTTGTAGAGGAGACTTCTTACAAATGTGACTTTATccaaaaaattacaaagacagtACCAGATGCTAACGTTGACTTTTATTCTGAATGtaaacaagaaagaataaaagaatatgaaatgatatttttgatttcaaatgaagaaatgcatAAGCAAATCCTGATGACCATAGGCCTGGAGAACCTGTGTGAAAATCCATACTTTAGCAATCTGAGGCAAAACATGAAAGACCTTATCCTACTCTTGGCCACAGTAGCTTCCAGTGTGCCCAGCTTTAAACACTTTGGATTTTACTGTAGTAATCCAGAACAGATTAATGAAATTCACAATCAAAGTTTGCCACAAGAGATTGCAAGGCACTGCATGGTTCAGGCCAGGTTATTGGCATATCGAACTG AGGATCATAAAACAGGAGTTGGAGCAGTCATTTGGGCAGAAGGGAAATCT AGAAACTGTGATGGAACTGGAGCTATGTACTTCATAGGATGTGGCTATAATGCCTTTCCTGTTGGATCTGAGTATGCTGACTTCCCACACATGGATGACaagcagaaagacagagaaataaggaaattcaGATACATCATACATGCTGAACAAAATGCCTTGACATTTAg gtgtcaagaaataaaaccagaagaAAGAAGCATGATTTTTGTGACAAAGTGCCCGTGTGATGAATGTGTACCTTTAATTAAAGGTGCAGGCATAAAGCAAATCTATGCGGGGGATGTAGATGTTGGAAAAAAGAAGGCAGACATCTCTTACATGAGGTTTGGGGAACTTGAGGGTGTTAGCAAATTTACC TGGCAGCTGAATCCATCTGGAGCTTATGGTCTTGAACAAAAcgagccaggaaggagagaaa TCAACGAAGAGCCTGTATCCAGGATTAAAGTCCTGAGTTTGGAAGGCGGGGACAGAAGAAGGCATCCAGTTCACtga
- the Cdadc1 gene encoding cytidine and dCMP deaminase domain-containing protein 1 isoform X5, with translation MKEARQMQNLESTGAGRSVSTQTGSMTGQIPRLSKVNLFTLLSLWMELFPGVEAQKQKSQENEEDRCGPLGDNEEMTRESTDKKQVKKTGLVVVKNMKIVGLHCSSEDLHAGQIALIKHGSRLKNCDLYFSRKPCSACLKMIVNAGVNRISYWPADPEISLLAEASSSEDAKLDAKAVERLKSNSRAHVCVLLQPLVCYMVQFVEETSYKCDFIQKITKTVPDANVDFYSECKQERIKEYEMIFLISNEEMHKQILMTIGLENLCENPYFSNLRQNMKDLILLLATVASSVPSFKHFGFYCSNPEQINEIHNQSLPQEIARHCMVQARLLAYRTEDHKTGVGAVIWAEGKSRNCDGTGAMYFIGCGYNAFPVGSEYADFPHMDDKQKDREIRKFRYIIHAEQNALTFRCQEIKPEERSMIFVTKCPCDECVPLIKGAGIKQIYAGDVDVGKKKADISYMRFGELEGVSKFTWQLNPSGAYGLEQNEPGRRETSFHQKTPLRECKHLA, from the exons ATGAAAGAAGCAAGGCAGATGCAAAATCTGGAGAGCACGGGGGCCGGGCGGTCAGTCAGCACCCAGACTGGCAGCATGACCG GTCAAATACCAAGACTTTCTAAAGTCAACCTTTTCACTCTGCTCAGTCTCTGGATGGAGCTCTTCCCAGGAGTAGAAGCCCAAAAGCAAAAATCTCAG gaaaatgaaGAGGACAGATGTGGACCCTTAGGAGATAATGAAGAGATGACCAGAGAATCTACAGACAAAAAACAG GTGAAGAAAACTGGTCTTGTGGTggtgaaaaacatgaaaattgttGGTCTCCATTGTTCTAGTGAAGATCTACACGCTGGGCAAATTGCTCTTATTAAACATGGGTCAAGGCTGAAAAACTgtgatctttatttttccagaaaaccATGTTCTGCTTGTTTGAAAATGATTGTAAATG CTGGAGTTAATCGAATTTCATATTGGCCTGCTGATCCAGAAATAAGTTTGCTTGCTGAGGCTTCTAGTTCTGAAGATGCAAAATTAGATGCCAAAGCAGTGGAAAGACTGAAGTCAAACAGTCGGGCTCATGTGTGTGTCTTACTCCAACCTTTGGTGTGTTACATGGTGCAGTTTGTAGAGGAGACTTCTTACAAATGTGACTTTATccaaaaaattacaaagacagtACCAGATGCTAACGTTGACTTTTATTCTGAATGtaaacaagaaagaataaaagaatatgaaatgatatttttgatttcaaatgaagaaatgcatAAGCAAATCCTGATGACCATAGGCCTGGAGAACCTGTGTGAAAATCCATACTTTAGCAATCTGAGGCAAAACATGAAAGACCTTATCCTACTCTTGGCCACAGTAGCTTCCAGTGTGCCCAGCTTTAAACACTTTGGATTTTACTGTAGTAATCCAGAACAGATTAATGAAATTCACAATCAAAGTTTGCCACAAGAGATTGCAAGGCACTGCATGGTTCAGGCCAGGTTATTGGCATATCGAACTG AGGATCATAAAACAGGAGTTGGAGCAGTCATTTGGGCAGAAGGGAAATCT AGAAACTGTGATGGAACTGGAGCTATGTACTTCATAGGATGTGGCTATAATGCCTTTCCTGTTGGATCTGAGTATGCTGACTTCCCACACATGGATGACaagcagaaagacagagaaataaggaaattcaGATACATCATACATGCTGAACAAAATGCCTTGACATTTAg gtgtcaagaaataaaaccagaagaAAGAAGCATGATTTTTGTGACAAAGTGCCCGTGTGATGAATGTGTACCTTTAATTAAAGGTGCAGGCATAAAGCAAATCTATGCGGGGGATGTAGATGTTGGAAAAAAGAAGGCAGACATCTCTTACATGAGGTTTGGGGAACTTGAGGGTGTTAGCAAATTTACC TGGCAGCTGAATCCATCTGGAGCTTATGGTCTTGAACAAAAcgagccaggaaggagagaaa CATCTTTTCACCAAAAGACGCCATTAAGAGAGTGCAAACACTTGGCATGA